The following proteins are co-located in the Clavibacter capsici genome:
- a CDS encoding AMP-binding protein, with product MTPANSSYRAARDLLQEMRTDRTSAVERFRWPDVGDAFNWAVDWFDGIARGNDRVALRVVAGDGSERSVTFDEMATRSDRVATWLVGLGVRKGDHVMLMLGNRVELWETMLAIMKAGAVILPTSTVLGSADLADRVERAGVRAVIADAAHTDVLDEVPGGFLRIAIGATDDAPAADGWTDYRDADHAPADRVGVEVASTDPALVYFTSGTTSKPKMVVHTHTSYPVGHLTTTYWLGLQPGDVHLAISSPGWGKHAWSCFFAPWIAEATVFVHDYARFDAHVLVEQLARAEVTTFCAPPTVWRMLIQAGIRERPGRLREIMSAGEPLNPEVIARIEEWWGLVIRDGYGQTETTAIVANAPGDAVVPGSMGTALPGVDLVLVDPVTGEPADEGEICLDLTTRPVNLMAGYLGDEARTAESLRDGFFHTGDVARRDADGSITFVGRTDDIFKSSDYKISPFEVESVLIEHPAVAEAAVVGAPDPVRLNVAKAYVHLAAGWEPDEGTALAVLRHARERCPAFMRVRRVEFGELPKTASGKIRRVELRQREVAAADAGERLDGEWRDDQFPGLRAR from the coding sequence ATGACCCCAGCCAACTCCTCCTACCGCGCCGCCCGTGACCTCCTCCAGGAGATGCGCACCGACCGGACATCTGCGGTGGAGCGCTTCCGGTGGCCGGACGTCGGCGACGCCTTCAACTGGGCCGTCGACTGGTTCGATGGGATCGCCCGGGGGAACGACCGCGTCGCGCTGCGGGTCGTGGCGGGCGACGGCTCCGAGCGGAGCGTGACCTTCGACGAGATGGCCACGCGCTCCGACCGCGTCGCCACCTGGCTCGTCGGGCTCGGCGTGCGGAAGGGCGACCACGTGATGCTCATGCTGGGCAACCGGGTGGAGCTGTGGGAGACGATGCTCGCGATCATGAAGGCGGGCGCCGTGATCCTGCCCACCTCGACCGTGCTCGGATCCGCGGACCTCGCCGACCGGGTGGAGCGCGCGGGCGTGCGCGCCGTGATCGCCGACGCCGCGCACACGGACGTGCTCGACGAGGTGCCGGGCGGCTTCCTGCGCATCGCGATCGGCGCGACCGACGACGCACCCGCGGCGGACGGCTGGACCGACTACCGCGACGCCGACCACGCGCCCGCCGACCGGGTGGGCGTCGAGGTCGCGTCCACGGATCCCGCGCTCGTCTACTTCACCTCGGGCACCACGAGCAAGCCGAAGATGGTCGTGCACACCCACACGTCGTACCCGGTCGGGCATCTGACGACCACCTACTGGCTGGGCCTCCAGCCGGGCGACGTGCACCTCGCCATCAGCTCGCCCGGCTGGGGCAAGCACGCGTGGAGCTGCTTCTTCGCCCCGTGGATCGCCGAGGCCACCGTCTTCGTGCACGACTACGCGCGGTTCGACGCTCACGTGCTCGTGGAGCAGCTCGCCCGCGCGGAGGTCACCACGTTCTGCGCGCCGCCGACCGTGTGGCGCATGCTCATCCAGGCCGGGATCCGGGAGCGGCCGGGGAGGCTGCGCGAGATCATGTCCGCGGGCGAGCCGCTCAACCCCGAGGTCATCGCGCGCATCGAGGAGTGGTGGGGGCTCGTGATCCGCGACGGCTACGGCCAGACGGAGACCACCGCCATCGTCGCGAACGCGCCCGGCGACGCCGTCGTGCCGGGGTCGATGGGCACCGCGCTGCCGGGCGTCGACCTCGTGCTCGTGGATCCCGTGACCGGCGAGCCCGCCGACGAGGGCGAGATCTGCCTCGACCTCACCACCCGGCCCGTGAACCTGATGGCCGGCTACCTCGGCGACGAGGCGCGCACGGCGGAGTCCCTGCGGGACGGGTTCTTCCACACGGGCGACGTCGCGCGGCGCGACGCCGACGGATCCATCACCTTCGTCGGCCGCACCGACGACATCTTCAAGTCCTCGGACTACAAGATCTCGCCGTTCGAGGTCGAGAGCGTGCTGATCGAGCACCCCGCGGTCGCGGAGGCCGCGGTCGTGGGCGCGCCGGATCCCGTGCGGCTCAACGTCGCGAAGGCGTACGTGCACCTCGCCGCCGGGTGGGAGCCCGACGAGGGCACCGCGCTCGCCGTGCTCAGGCACGCGCGCGAGCGCTGCCCCGCGTTCATGCGCGTGCGGCGGGTGGAGTTCGGCGAGCTGCCGAAGACCGCGTCGGGGAAGATCCGCCGGGTCGAGCTGCGCCAGCGCGAAGTGGCGGCGGCGGACGCCGGCGAGCGGCTCGACGGGGAGTGGCGGGACGACCAGTTCCCGGGCTTGCGGG
- a CDS encoding alpha/beta fold hydrolase — MTEITAHHGLLKDTNLHVDDTGGSGRPVVLIHGWPLSGESWKKQVPAFEAAGYRVITYDRRGFGRSDKPLTGYDYDTFASDLDAVLTELDLRDVTLVGFSMGGGEIARYIGTRGEERLHSVVFASAVPPYLEKTDDNPDGPLTKDAAAEMTAGLTKDEDSFYDEFTTGFYSANGVLKVTEAERQEAIALAHQSKKHAALASMAAFATTDFRDDLTKVTVPTLVIHGDSDATVPFEGSGERTHRAIAGSELHVVKDAPHGVTVSHPEEWNQAVLEFLKK; from the coding sequence ATGACCGAGATCACCGCCCACCACGGGCTCCTGAAGGACACCAACCTGCACGTCGACGACACCGGGGGCTCCGGCCGACCCGTGGTCCTCATCCACGGCTGGCCGCTCTCCGGCGAGTCCTGGAAGAAGCAGGTCCCCGCGTTCGAGGCCGCCGGCTACCGGGTCATCACGTACGACCGCCGCGGCTTCGGCCGCAGCGACAAGCCGCTCACGGGCTACGACTACGACACGTTCGCGTCGGACCTCGACGCCGTGCTCACCGAGCTCGACCTCCGCGACGTGACCCTCGTCGGGTTCTCGATGGGCGGCGGCGAGATCGCCCGCTACATCGGCACCCGCGGCGAGGAGCGCCTGCACAGCGTCGTCTTCGCGTCCGCCGTGCCGCCGTACCTGGAGAAGACCGACGACAACCCCGACGGCCCGCTCACCAAGGACGCCGCCGCGGAGATGACCGCCGGCCTCACCAAGGACGAGGACTCCTTCTACGACGAGTTCACGACCGGCTTCTACTCCGCGAACGGCGTCCTCAAGGTCACCGAGGCGGAGCGCCAGGAGGCGATCGCGCTCGCGCACCAGTCGAAGAAGCACGCGGCGCTCGCGTCGATGGCCGCGTTCGCGACCACGGACTTCCGCGACGACCTCACGAAGGTCACCGTGCCGACGCTCGTCATCCACGGCGACAGCGACGCGACCGTGCCGTTCGAGGGGTCCGGCGAGCGCACGCACCGCGCCATCGCGGGCTCCGAGCTGCACGTCGTGAAGGACGCCCCGCACGGCGTCACGGTCAGCCACCCCGAGGAGTGGAACCAGGCCGTGCTGGAGTTCCTGAAGAAGTAG
- a CDS encoding LysR family transcriptional regulator: MKISHQRHFVVAAEVLHLPKAADQLGISRAKLASSIRAIEEHYGKAVFDPQSTETRLTKTGRLAYEEALEELAKPSTPPEAPKPPAGGKAKASKGQGRAPVVKGQPKPYKRTQGR; this comes from the coding sequence GTGAAGATCAGCCACCAGCGTCACTTCGTGGTCGCGGCCGAGGTGCTGCACCTGCCGAAGGCGGCGGATCAGCTCGGCATCTCGCGCGCGAAGCTCGCCTCCTCCATCCGCGCGATCGAGGAGCACTACGGCAAGGCCGTGTTCGACCCGCAGAGCACCGAGACGCGCCTGACGAAGACCGGCCGCCTCGCGTACGAGGAGGCCCTCGAGGAGCTGGCGAAGCCGTCCACCCCGCCCGAGGCCCCGAAGCCGCCGGCCGGCGGCAAGGCGAAGGCCTCCAAGGGCCAGGGCCGCGCGCCCGTGGTCAAGGGCCAGCCGAAGCCGTACAAGCGCACGCAGGGGCGCTGA
- a CDS encoding (deoxy)nucleoside triphosphate pyrophosphohydrolase — MAGLEVVAAVMVQDGRALACRRAAHKPGPGTWEFPGGKVEAGERPEAALAREIREELGVDVTVGALVDRSEVPVGDRVIDLACYLVDPVGALPTSSTDHDELRWVPLADLGELDWSAPDLPAVRRLVLRAQHPDADWVIDVAGPPPVRDPAREAHAARLSELSAGHVRAVSDLREGVRAAHAAGLDEHRIAASAGLSLEDVRALLG; from the coding sequence ATGGCGGGACTCGAGGTCGTGGCGGCCGTGATGGTCCAGGACGGACGCGCGCTCGCCTGCCGCCGCGCGGCCCACAAGCCGGGCCCGGGGACATGGGAGTTCCCGGGAGGCAAGGTCGAGGCCGGCGAGCGGCCCGAGGCGGCGCTCGCGCGCGAGATCCGCGAGGAGCTCGGCGTCGACGTGACGGTCGGCGCGCTCGTCGACCGCTCCGAGGTGCCCGTGGGCGACCGCGTCATCGACCTCGCCTGCTACCTGGTGGATCCCGTCGGCGCGCTGCCCACGTCGAGCACCGACCACGACGAGCTGCGCTGGGTGCCGCTCGCCGACCTCGGAGAGCTCGACTGGTCCGCGCCGGACCTGCCCGCGGTGCGCCGGCTGGTGCTCCGGGCGCAGCACCCGGATGCTGACTGGGTGATCGACGTGGCCGGTCCGCCCCCGGTCCGCGACCCCGCCCGGGAGGCGCACGCCGCGCGCCTCAGCGAGCTGTCGGCCGGGCACGTGCGCGCCGTCTCGGATCTCCGCGAGGGCGTGCGCGCCGCCCACGCCGCCGGGCTCGACGAGCACCGGATCGCGGCATCGGCGGGGCTGTCACTGGAGGACGTGCGCGCGCTCCTCGGCTGA
- a CDS encoding dienelactone hydrolase family protein: MSVMSPQLRRPAAVAALALVATLAIPTAAQASAPVHHRAATHTSAAAHHHAPFAVRTTVVLRTAVTKFGGGVIYAPQDTGKPVLGAVVITPGFTDTNANEKEMAELVASQGFVAFAIDTLTTDDLPDLRAAQMLAAADYLTGQSAVRSEVSQDDVGLIGYSFGGGGTMQAAQSRPSIKAAIGLMPFDFPPATDPNAMYPSYPKMTTPTLVITGQKDDVADPKDFGKPAYDSIPAGTPKQYLELAGIGHEGGQHVPSATIRNAVTAFLKRYLDGNSAYAKFICPAPKVGGPISASLSSCPKG; this comes from the coding sequence ATGTCCGTCATGTCCCCCCAGCTCCGCCGCCCCGCGGCCGTCGCCGCCCTCGCGCTCGTCGCGACGCTCGCGATCCCCACCGCCGCGCAGGCCTCCGCGCCCGTCCACCACCGGGCCGCCACGCACACCAGCGCCGCAGCCCACCACCACGCTCCGTTCGCTGTGCGCACCACGGTGGTCCTTCGGACGGCCGTCACGAAGTTCGGCGGCGGCGTCATCTACGCGCCCCAGGACACCGGCAAGCCCGTCCTCGGCGCCGTCGTCATCACGCCCGGCTTCACGGACACGAACGCCAACGAGAAGGAGATGGCCGAGCTCGTCGCCTCCCAGGGCTTCGTGGCCTTCGCCATCGACACGCTGACGACCGACGACCTCCCCGACCTGCGCGCCGCCCAGATGCTCGCGGCGGCCGACTACCTCACCGGCCAGAGCGCGGTGAGGTCCGAGGTCTCCCAGGACGACGTGGGCCTCATCGGCTACTCGTTCGGCGGCGGCGGCACGATGCAGGCCGCCCAGTCGCGCCCGTCCATCAAGGCCGCGATCGGGCTCATGCCGTTCGACTTCCCGCCCGCGACCGACCCGAACGCGATGTACCCGTCGTACCCGAAGATGACGACCCCGACCCTCGTCATCACCGGCCAGAAGGACGACGTCGCCGACCCGAAGGACTTCGGCAAGCCCGCGTACGACTCCATCCCCGCCGGCACGCCGAAGCAGTACCTGGAGCTGGCGGGCATCGGCCACGAGGGCGGCCAGCACGTGCCGAGCGCCACGATCCGGAACGCCGTCACGGCGTTCCTCAAGCGCTACCTCGACGGCAACAGCGCGTACGCGAAGTTCATCTGCCCGGCCCCGAAGGTCGGCGGCCCCATCAGCGCGTCGCTGAGCTCCTGCCCCAAGGGCTGA
- a CDS encoding threonine/serine ThrE exporter family protein, translating to MRDVRARLRGTIYEGTEPAHGRLGDLYSPRQIVDFCLDLGEVMLASGADVRAVEIAIVAVSTKWNLAPLELDITGTAITIQYAPHEGPPLVKLRVVTAEGSDLHRLSLVYQIVDELLHDDRDMTSAVDGLVEVLKSPPRWPSWITDAAMGLFGVSVSLQAGGSLAGAIGAFLLMIGVMVVGRQLSRRGIPPFFVVAVQSAAVAALGTLAIWSGVLPAGSAAAMVAAVVVLILPHVTIVTWAQDAISGFRAMALSRAMIIVLIVAGIAVGIPGGLALTAGVDIEVDPTDITLRALPLWMLLITTFFAAGATGITQGANARVMPVAIGVALVGTVSLWLLKAAGVPLLAATFLVATLLGALGTVVAARVRVSATAIAVPAFCGSLLPSLAVASALLNSMAGTSGATGAFVGAMATTLAIGAGLVLGSLLATPQARRHLRRRSKRVVVQSVRMDTTPIGIIRDPALLDPAPAPSPGGMTDGA from the coding sequence ATGCGCGACGTCCGCGCGCGCCTCCGCGGCACCATCTACGAGGGCACCGAACCCGCGCACGGCCGCCTCGGCGACCTCTACTCGCCGCGCCAGATCGTCGACTTCTGCCTCGACCTCGGCGAGGTGATGCTCGCCTCCGGCGCCGACGTGCGGGCGGTCGAGATCGCCATCGTCGCCGTCAGCACGAAGTGGAACCTCGCGCCGCTCGAGCTCGACATCACGGGCACGGCCATCACCATCCAGTACGCGCCGCACGAGGGTCCCCCGCTCGTGAAGCTGCGCGTCGTCACCGCCGAGGGCAGCGACCTGCACCGGCTCTCGCTCGTGTACCAGATCGTCGACGAGCTGCTCCACGACGACCGCGACATGACGAGCGCCGTCGACGGCCTCGTCGAGGTGCTCAAGTCGCCGCCGCGCTGGCCGTCGTGGATCACCGACGCGGCCATGGGCCTCTTCGGCGTCTCCGTCTCGCTGCAGGCCGGCGGCTCCCTCGCGGGCGCGATCGGCGCGTTCCTGCTCATGATCGGCGTGATGGTGGTCGGTCGGCAGCTGTCGCGCCGCGGCATCCCGCCGTTCTTCGTCGTCGCCGTGCAGTCGGCGGCCGTCGCCGCGCTCGGCACGCTCGCGATCTGGTCGGGCGTCCTGCCGGCCGGCAGCGCCGCCGCCATGGTCGCGGCGGTGGTGGTGCTGATCCTCCCCCACGTGACGATCGTCACCTGGGCGCAGGACGCCATCTCGGGCTTCCGCGCCATGGCGCTGTCGCGGGCCATGATCATCGTGCTCATCGTCGCGGGCATCGCGGTCGGCATCCCGGGCGGCCTGGCGCTGACCGCGGGCGTGGACATCGAGGTGGATCCCACCGACATCACCCTCCGCGCGCTCCCCCTCTGGATGCTGCTCATCACCACGTTCTTCGCGGCCGGCGCCACCGGGATCACGCAGGGCGCCAACGCGCGCGTCATGCCCGTCGCCATCGGGGTCGCGCTCGTCGGCACGGTGTCGCTCTGGCTCCTCAAGGCCGCCGGCGTCCCGCTCCTGGCGGCGACGTTCCTCGTCGCGACCCTGCTGGGCGCCCTGGGGACGGTGGTCGCCGCGCGTGTCCGGGTGTCGGCCACGGCGATCGCGGTGCCCGCCTTCTGCGGATCCCTCCTCCCGTCGCTCGCGGTCGCGTCGGCGCTCCTCAACTCGATGGCCGGTACCTCGGGCGCGACGGGCGCGTTCGTCGGCGCGATGGCCACCACCCTCGCGATCGGCGCGGGCCTGGTGCTCGGCAGCCTCCTCGCGACACCGCAGGCCCGCCGTCACCTCCGCCGCCGCTCCAAGCGCGTGGTGGTGCAGTCGGTGCGGATGGACACCACGCCCATCGGGATCATCCGCGACCCGGCGCTGCTGGATCCGGCGCCCGCCCCCTCGCCCGGCGGCATGACGGACGGCGCCTGA
- a CDS encoding amidohydrolase: MDVHPGVTLLDDDVRDAHELFRSLHAHPELSMQEHATAAAIEAYLEAIGAETSRCGGTGVVGILRNGDGPVVAFRADTDGLPILEETGLAHASRDTGIDPSGTEVPTMHGCGHDFHVAAALTTAQALAANRDAWAGTVVFVFQPGEETGEGARAMLADGLWERAPRPEVILGQHVFPLPVGVVATREGAFMSMSDSWRVTVKGRGAHGSQPHNSIDPIVAASAIVLRLQTVVAREIDPQAAAVVTVGTFQAGTKENIIPEHAVLGLSIRTFDPAVRDRVLPAVRRIILAEAAASGAPEPEIEEIISFPLNRNDPEATRGVVAALTAQLGADRVVVSPPIMGSEDFGILGEAIGVPTVYWAFGGVEPEAFGGETPPPGNHTPQFAPTMEGTIETGVRAATAAILSRVGVTRA; the protein is encoded by the coding sequence ATGGACGTGCACCCCGGAGTCACCCTGCTGGACGACGACGTGCGGGACGCGCACGAGCTGTTCCGCTCGCTGCACGCGCACCCCGAGCTCTCGATGCAGGAGCACGCGACCGCCGCCGCGATCGAGGCGTACCTGGAGGCGATCGGCGCCGAGACGAGCCGCTGCGGCGGCACCGGCGTCGTCGGGATCCTCCGCAACGGCGACGGCCCGGTCGTCGCGTTCCGGGCCGACACCGACGGCCTCCCCATCCTCGAGGAGACCGGCCTCGCGCATGCTAGCCGCGACACGGGCATCGACCCGTCGGGCACGGAGGTGCCGACGATGCACGGCTGCGGCCACGACTTCCACGTGGCCGCCGCGCTCACCACCGCGCAGGCGCTCGCCGCCAACCGCGACGCGTGGGCCGGCACGGTCGTGTTCGTCTTCCAGCCCGGCGAGGAGACCGGCGAGGGCGCCCGCGCGATGCTCGCCGACGGCCTCTGGGAGCGCGCTCCCCGCCCCGAGGTGATCCTCGGCCAGCACGTCTTCCCGCTCCCCGTCGGCGTGGTCGCCACGCGCGAGGGGGCCTTCATGAGCATGTCCGACTCGTGGCGGGTGACCGTCAAGGGCCGCGGCGCGCACGGCTCGCAGCCGCACAACTCCATCGACCCGATCGTCGCGGCCAGCGCCATCGTGCTGCGCCTGCAGACCGTGGTCGCCCGGGAGATCGACCCGCAGGCCGCGGCCGTCGTGACCGTCGGCACGTTCCAGGCGGGCACGAAGGAGAACATCATCCCCGAGCACGCGGTGCTCGGCCTCAGCATCCGGACCTTCGACCCGGCCGTGCGCGACCGCGTGCTCCCGGCGGTGCGGCGGATCATCCTGGCCGAGGCCGCCGCGAGCGGGGCGCCCGAGCCGGAGATCGAGGAGATCATCTCGTTCCCGCTGAACCGCAACGACCCGGAGGCCACGCGCGGCGTCGTCGCGGCGCTCACGGCGCAGCTCGGCGCCGACCGGGTCGTCGTGTCGCCGCCCATCATGGGCAGCGAGGACTTCGGGATCCTCGGCGAGGCGATCGGCGTGCCCACCGTGTACTGGGCCTTCGGCGGCGTCGAGCCGGAGGCGTTCGGCGGCGAGACCCCGCCGCCCGGCAACCACACCCCGCAGTTCGCGCCGACGATGGAGGGCACCATCGAGACGGGCGTCAGGGCCGCGACGGCCGCCATCCTCTCGCGCGTCGGCGTCACGCGGGCGTAG
- a CDS encoding DoxX family protein — MTSRPAPRPTSADEREADRRIAPDGGRRSIPRTLARILLGVVLVMAGTGHLTVARQSFQAQVPTWLPMDPDFVVLASGVVEILLGLSLVLLGRWRVWVGLVVAAFFVAIFPGNISQLVTRTPAFGLETDAARAIRLVFQPLLVIWALWSTGAWSAWRNRRARR; from the coding sequence ATGACCTCGCGCCCCGCACCCCGCCCGACGTCCGCCGACGAGCGGGAGGCGGATCGGCGCATCGCCCCGGACGGCGGCCGCCGCTCGATCCCGCGCACCCTGGCCCGGATCCTCCTCGGCGTCGTGCTGGTCATGGCGGGCACGGGCCACCTCACGGTCGCACGGCAGTCGTTCCAGGCGCAGGTGCCGACCTGGCTGCCGATGGATCCCGACTTCGTGGTGCTCGCGTCGGGCGTGGTGGAGATCCTGCTCGGCCTGTCGCTCGTGCTGCTCGGCCGCTGGCGCGTGTGGGTCGGGCTCGTGGTGGCGGCGTTCTTCGTCGCGATCTTCCCGGGCAACATCTCGCAGCTCGTCACGCGCACGCCCGCGTTCGGCCTGGAGACCGACGCGGCGCGCGCCATCCGGCTCGTGTTCCAGCCGCTCCTCGTGATCTGGGCGCTCTGGTCCACGGGCGCCTGGTCGGCCTGGCGGAACAGGCGCGCCCGCCGCTGA
- a CDS encoding trypsin-like serine peptidase translates to MTHPHRSAARLIARALLHRPALGAAAGLAGLLALTAVSPAAAATTDDGTPAPTTVTRSAADAADAVAFWTPERLAGAASPVLTRATGTPGTVDDVPSADELTTSAAREQRRARPVIPVAQEVDPVPHIGVVAYVVDGKEMSCTDNAVESANGLTVATAGHCAFPGKDPSKMVFVPGYVKGQPYTVWPVTSVTLPAGWRETLDPARDTAFLTVGSPDGRTLTEAVGASPVEFHQPRTHYTTVIGYPAVGRFTGDAPFLCSGFARATHLEGQTGQELDCDMKEGASGAPFLDGSGPDARQYSVLSGGLDEEPLVVAPVWDRVIEAAYRVAQSRVG, encoded by the coding sequence ATGACGCATCCGCACCGCTCCGCCGCGCGCCTGATCGCCCGCGCCCTCCTGCACCGTCCGGCCCTCGGCGCCGCCGCGGGCCTCGCCGGCCTGCTCGCCCTCACGGCCGTGTCGCCGGCGGCCGCGGCGACGACCGACGACGGGACCCCAGCGCCCACGACCGTGACCCGATCCGCTGCGGACGCGGCCGACGCCGTCGCCTTCTGGACCCCGGAGCGGCTCGCGGGAGCGGCGTCCCCGGTGCTCACGCGGGCCACCGGCACGCCGGGCACCGTCGACGACGTGCCCTCCGCGGACGAGCTCACCACGTCGGCGGCCCGCGAGCAGCGCCGCGCCCGCCCCGTGATCCCGGTCGCCCAGGAGGTGGATCCGGTGCCGCACATCGGCGTGGTCGCCTACGTCGTCGACGGGAAGGAGATGAGCTGCACGGACAACGCCGTCGAGTCCGCGAACGGCCTCACGGTCGCCACCGCGGGCCACTGCGCCTTCCCGGGAAAGGACCCGTCGAAGATGGTCTTCGTGCCCGGCTACGTGAAGGGCCAGCCGTACACCGTGTGGCCGGTCACCTCGGTGACGCTGCCGGCCGGCTGGCGCGAGACGCTGGATCCGGCGCGCGACACCGCGTTCCTCACGGTCGGCAGCCCCGACGGGCGCACGCTCACCGAGGCGGTCGGCGCCTCCCCCGTGGAGTTCCACCAGCCGCGCACGCACTACACGACGGTCATCGGCTACCCCGCCGTGGGCCGGTTCACGGGTGACGCGCCCTTCCTCTGCAGCGGATTCGCGCGCGCCACGCACCTGGAGGGCCAGACCGGCCAGGAGCTCGACTGCGACATGAAGGAGGGCGCGTCCGGCGCGCCGTTCCTCGACGGGTCGGGTCCGGACGCCCGCCAGTACAGCGTGCTGTCCGGCGGACTCGACGAGGAGCCCCTCGTGGTCGCGCCCGTCTGGGACCGCGTCATCGAGGCGGCCTACCGCGTCGCCCAGTCGCGCGTCGGGTGA
- a CDS encoding acyl-CoA dehydrogenase family protein: MTEAATGTSTADLRAEFLPLFDRIRAGAVARERDRQLAFDAVALLRAARFGAIRLPVADGGRGASLAQLVELVVELSAADANVGHLLRGHFGYVELVLRRPPGPARAEWIRRVADGAIVGNATSEQTGNTLADISTTLTERDGRWFLDGTKYYSTGTLYSDWIYLAAGRRAPDGVERVTLAIPTDAPGVTAVDDWDAFGQTLTASGTTTFEGVEVDPVTVTAYREAPLSHIQAFYQLHLVAVLAGIAEEVERDAVAYVRSRTRTYIHANAALPRDDPQVLDVVGRISTTAFTVRAATLAAAARLDAAVATAPPGEALDRPTLDAAENAVYQAQVHAVDQVPAAATLLFEVGGASATFRERALDRHWRNARVVASHNPAIYKARAIGEFAVAGRGPVDAWAAYEKVGATAFPR; encoded by the coding sequence GTGACGGAGGCCGCGACCGGCACGTCGACCGCCGACCTGCGGGCCGAGTTCCTGCCGCTGTTCGACCGGATCCGCGCGGGCGCCGTCGCCCGCGAGCGCGACCGGCAGCTGGCCTTCGACGCCGTCGCGCTCCTCCGCGCGGCCCGCTTCGGCGCGATCCGCCTGCCCGTCGCCGACGGCGGCCGCGGCGCGTCCCTGGCCCAGCTCGTCGAGCTCGTGGTCGAGCTGTCGGCCGCCGACGCGAACGTCGGCCACCTGCTCCGCGGCCACTTCGGCTACGTCGAGCTCGTGCTGCGCCGGCCGCCCGGTCCGGCGCGCGCGGAGTGGATCCGCCGCGTCGCCGACGGCGCCATCGTCGGCAACGCCACGAGCGAGCAGACCGGCAACACGCTCGCCGACATCTCCACGACGCTCACCGAGCGCGACGGCCGCTGGTTCCTCGACGGCACCAAGTACTACTCCACCGGCACGCTCTACTCCGACTGGATCTACCTCGCCGCCGGCCGCCGGGCCCCCGACGGCGTCGAGCGGGTGACCCTCGCGATCCCCACCGACGCGCCGGGCGTCACCGCGGTCGACGACTGGGACGCGTTCGGCCAGACCCTCACCGCGAGCGGCACCACCACCTTCGAGGGGGTGGAGGTGGATCCGGTCACCGTCACGGCCTACCGCGAGGCGCCGCTGAGCCACATCCAGGCCTTCTACCAGCTGCACCTCGTGGCCGTGCTGGCGGGGATCGCCGAGGAGGTGGAGCGCGACGCGGTCGCGTACGTGCGGAGCCGCACGCGCACCTACATCCACGCGAACGCCGCGCTCCCCAGAGACGACCCGCAGGTGCTCGACGTCGTCGGCCGGATCTCCACGACCGCCTTCACGGTGCGCGCCGCCACCCTCGCGGCGGCCGCCCGCCTCGACGCGGCCGTCGCGACCGCCCCTCCGGGCGAGGCGCTCGACCGGCCGACGCTCGACGCGGCGGAGAACGCGGTCTACCAGGCGCAGGTGCACGCGGTCGACCAGGTGCCCGCCGCGGCGACACTGCTGTTCGAGGTCGGGGGAGCGTCCGCCACGTTCCGCGAGCGCGCGCTGGACCGGCACTGGCGGAACGCCCGCGTCGTCGCGAGCCACAACCCGGCGATCTACAAGGCGCGCGCGATCGGCGAGTTCGCGGTCGCGGGCCGCGGCCCGGTCGACGCGTGGGCCGCTTACGAGAAGGTGGGCGCGACGGCGTTCCCGCGCTGA